In Opitutaceae bacterium TAV5, one genomic interval encodes:
- a CDS encoding sodium:proton antiporter, whose translation MTAPRLTGSGNNVILRAVVSFLFYLINVFAFYLFLRGHNLPGGGFIGGLGSALSVILLSLAVGVEAAQRVLRVDPVRIAVAGLIVALVSASLPLAFGAPFLTQYNVTLDRVPLVGELPLGTPLVFDAGVFLVVVGVTTKLIFVLARALSGLPALEKSEQRRYAAFLESPIEDRGERVDEGAAPLPSPPAAEGNGPANGGESSGAPQRPEGGAA comes from the coding sequence ATGACAGCCCCCCGACTGACTGGCAGCGGAAACAACGTGATCCTGCGGGCGGTGGTCTCGTTCCTGTTTTACCTGATCAACGTGTTTGCGTTCTACCTGTTCCTGCGCGGGCACAATCTCCCGGGCGGCGGTTTCATCGGCGGGCTGGGCTCGGCGCTGTCGGTTATCCTGCTGAGCCTGGCGGTCGGCGTGGAGGCGGCGCAGCGGGTGCTCCGGGTCGATCCCGTGCGCATCGCCGTGGCCGGGCTGATCGTCGCGCTGGTCTCGGCGAGCCTGCCGCTGGCGTTCGGAGCGCCGTTCCTGACCCAGTACAACGTGACGCTGGATCGCGTGCCCCTGGTCGGCGAACTGCCGCTGGGCACGCCGCTGGTGTTCGACGCCGGCGTGTTCCTCGTCGTCGTCGGAGTGACGACCAAGCTCATCTTCGTGCTGGCGCGGGCGCTGTCCGGATTGCCGGCTCTGGAAAAAAGCGAGCAGCGACGCTACGCCGCGTTTCTGGAATCGCCGATCGAGGACCGCGGCGAACGCGTGGACGAGGGCGCCGCTCCCCTGCCCTCCCCGCCGGCGGCCGAAGGCAACGGGCCGGCGAACGGCGGAGAATCCTCCGGCGCGCCGCAGCGTCCGGAAGGAGGTGCGGCATGA
- a CDS encoding 4-alpha-glucanotransferase (amylomaltase; acts to release glucose from maltodextrins), producing the protein MIPPSFRTPLFNWLTHRAAGVLMHPTSLPGDQGCGVLDQSIDAWLGFLRDAGIRYWQVCPLGPTGYGDSPYQCFSAFAGNPYLVDLQALVRAGLLEDSDLGELRRLPRDHVDYGWLYAARWPVLFKAFETFSGASPRPDHALYGDFSAFRQQHRAWLEPFALFLALKDHFGGQPWWLWPEEARFFENARASALARKVAHRAEAHAFFQYLFLGQWAQVRGKARDHGIEIIGDAPIFVARDSADVWARPELFQIDPRSGALLAVAGVPPDYFSADGQLWGNPLYNWEAHKADDYSWWRERLRANFALCDVVRIDHFRAFDTYWSIPASAKTARTGEWKTGPGLHFFEVLRREMPDARLIAEDLGELFRSVRDLRDTTGLPGMTILQFAFADDATNLYLPHNLKANSVVYPGTHDNDTTLGWYASATPKEQDHVRRYFRVSGSEAGWDFVRAAWAAVSNLAVVPVQDLFSLGSSARFNTPGKPDGNWQWRYRHDQLAALHRQSAAYLRELGGLYGRLAPDDDTPSDAV; encoded by the coding sequence ATGATTCCCCCATCCTTCCGGACACCGCTTTTCAACTGGCTCACTCACCGGGCGGCAGGCGTGCTCATGCATCCGACTTCGTTGCCCGGCGACCAGGGCTGCGGTGTGCTCGATCAGTCGATCGATGCCTGGCTGGGCTTTCTCCGCGACGCCGGCATCCGTTACTGGCAAGTCTGCCCCCTCGGACCGACCGGCTACGGCGATTCACCCTATCAGTGTTTCTCGGCGTTCGCCGGCAATCCTTACCTCGTCGACCTCCAGGCGCTCGTCCGCGCCGGACTGCTCGAGGACAGCGACCTCGGCGAACTCCGCCGCCTTCCCCGCGATCACGTCGATTATGGCTGGCTCTACGCGGCGCGCTGGCCGGTCCTGTTCAAGGCGTTCGAAACGTTTTCCGGCGCGTCCCCTCGCCCGGATCACGCGCTTTACGGCGATTTCTCCGCGTTTCGCCAGCAGCATCGCGCGTGGCTCGAGCCGTTCGCACTCTTCCTCGCGCTCAAGGATCACTTCGGCGGACAACCCTGGTGGCTGTGGCCGGAGGAAGCCCGGTTTTTCGAAAACGCCCGCGCCTCCGCCCTCGCCCGCAAGGTGGCGCACCGCGCCGAAGCCCACGCCTTTTTCCAGTACCTTTTTTTGGGCCAGTGGGCGCAGGTCCGCGGCAAGGCGCGCGACCACGGCATCGAGATCATCGGCGATGCCCCGATTTTCGTCGCCCGGGACAGCGCCGACGTCTGGGCGCGGCCGGAGCTTTTCCAGATCGATCCGCGCTCCGGCGCGTTGCTGGCGGTCGCCGGCGTGCCGCCCGACTATTTTTCGGCAGACGGACAACTCTGGGGCAATCCGCTCTACAACTGGGAGGCCCACAAGGCCGACGATTACTCCTGGTGGCGTGAACGGCTGCGCGCGAATTTTGCCCTCTGCGATGTCGTCCGGATCGACCATTTCCGCGCGTTCGACACTTACTGGTCGATTCCCGCCTCGGCCAAAACCGCCAGGACCGGTGAATGGAAAACCGGCCCGGGCCTGCACTTTTTCGAGGTGCTCCGGCGCGAGATGCCCGATGCCCGCCTCATCGCCGAAGATCTCGGCGAGCTGTTCCGGAGCGTGCGCGACCTGCGCGACACCACCGGCCTGCCCGGCATGACGATCCTCCAGTTCGCGTTCGCGGATGACGCCACCAATCTCTACCTGCCGCACAATCTCAAGGCCAACAGCGTCGTATATCCGGGAACACATGACAACGACACCACGCTCGGCTGGTACGCCTCCGCGACGCCGAAGGAGCAGGATCATGTGCGCCGCTATTTTCGCGTCAGCGGCAGCGAAGCGGGCTGGGATTTCGTGCGGGCGGCGTGGGCGGCCGTCAGCAATCTCGCCGTCGTCCCCGTCCAGGATCTGTTCAGCCTCGGCTCCTCCGCCCGCTTCAACACGCCGGGCAAGCCGGACGGCAACTGGCAATGGCGTTACCGCCACGACCAGCTTGCCGCCCTGCACCGCCAGTCGGCTGCGTACCTGCGCGAACTCGGCGGGCTGTACGGACGGCTCGCGCCCGACGACGACACGCCGTCCGACGCGGTCTGA
- a CDS encoding serine/threonine protein kinase — protein MAETTMILRLLSAYFRDRVFEPPNLTILKTGRFGNARVFRYHDEHGDWIIKDFHHSPWPVRWTAARFFVSQEYKALVRLRGVKGVATEVHRLSPWTIAYPFIKGAPLAVLPPHSVPTVFFLQMETLVAAMHARAVVHLDLRNLGNILRGDDGHPWVIDFQSAFHLPRRTPRWMRRILCNADTSGIYKAWHRRGKEPLDADRQAFLERVNRVRKLWILRGYPLSRAWRWLKGKCSR, from the coding sequence ATGGCCGAAACCACCATGATTCTCCGGCTCCTGTCCGCGTATTTTCGCGACCGGGTCTTCGAGCCGCCCAACCTGACGATCCTGAAAACGGGACGGTTCGGGAATGCCCGCGTGTTCCGCTATCACGACGAACACGGTGACTGGATCATCAAGGATTTCCACCACTCTCCCTGGCCGGTTCGCTGGACGGCGGCGCGGTTTTTCGTGAGCCAGGAGTACAAGGCGCTGGTCCGCCTGCGCGGCGTGAAGGGCGTGGCCACCGAGGTCCACCGGCTTTCTCCGTGGACGATCGCGTATCCGTTTATCAAGGGCGCGCCCCTTGCCGTGCTGCCGCCGCACAGCGTGCCCACGGTGTTTTTCCTGCAAATGGAAACACTCGTTGCGGCCATGCACGCGCGGGCGGTCGTGCATCTGGACCTGCGCAACCTCGGCAACATCCTGCGCGGCGACGACGGGCATCCCTGGGTGATCGATTTCCAGTCAGCCTTTCATCTGCCGCGGAGGACGCCTCGCTGGATGCGAAGGATTCTCTGCAATGCAGACACATCCGGCATCTACAAGGCCTGGCACCGCCGGGGCAAAGAGCCGCTCGACGCCGACAGGCAGGCATTCCTCGAACGTGTCAATCGCGTGAGGAAACTCTGGATCCTGCGCGGTTATCCGCTCAGCCGCGCCTGGCGGTGGCTGAAAGGAAAATGTTCGCGCTGA
- a CDS encoding serine/threonine protein kinase, translated as MFRIYLPPNLPDAARRDAVALKVELDFSTPPAPEILPALAMLQRWCGGAAALPPFLQLTRQQLAQLVAALAGQPVFVWLNEPARTLLWVGSHLRGVSEHIATDGLSDGRGAALPVRPRATPVTPSGERAHTKYAPANESHRRAAATPMLVDGSEHYLAIALPSREHSAYAAALDLVKTHGFRLEPSNRKWWLRDRHKTLNFLALHGEALRTGFHADFTDNFEKHASAISEAKIGIEITGSGSDFAVTLGLDADGVSEEQLRSAVAAGRGYLDAPGGRIYLLTPARMEKLAQAQRILAGGAGAAVAGRRTHRISPARAAEVQELVEELVPGYQPPAAWRRRAEALRQLATLPPAPVPAWFAAALRPYQQLGAAWLWHLYRHELGGILADEMGLGKTAQALALLSALHAGGKPEQPAAAGRRSPALPLLSLVVCPASLVENWRREAARFAPQLRVFVHHGASRLPFPAANNTGAAAVASAFDVVVTSYGTLARDAERFADMPLAVLVADEAQHVKNRRTQNARALRSLDARARFLLTGTPIENSLDDLRALFEILLPGFLEQKPSAAAGFRPEERAWFDERLRKQTAPYILRRTKQAVAPELPEKIEQIIWCEPTPAQAALYREWQERSERELFDLESGGASDSALRLATLTQLLRLRQICCDPRLVAEAAAAADSAKLGAFFELLEEAVDDGHRLLVFSQFTSLLGLLRAGLDAQGIAYCYLDGSMSPRQRQAEVDRFNASDEVPVFLISLKAGGTGLNLTGADTVVHFDPWWNPAAEAQATDRAHRIGQTRVVTSYKLICSGTVEEKVLALQEQKRALLADVFEASDAANARLGLGDLRELLA; from the coding sequence ATGTTCCGGATCTACCTTCCGCCCAACCTTCCCGATGCGGCCCGGCGCGACGCTGTTGCGCTGAAAGTGGAGCTCGATTTCTCCACGCCGCCGGCGCCGGAGATCCTGCCTGCCCTCGCGATGCTGCAGCGCTGGTGCGGCGGGGCCGCCGCGCTGCCGCCCTTTCTTCAGCTTACCCGACAGCAACTTGCGCAACTGGTCGCCGCGCTCGCCGGACAACCGGTTTTTGTCTGGCTCAACGAACCCGCGCGGACGCTGCTCTGGGTCGGCTCACACCTGCGCGGCGTCAGCGAGCACATCGCGACCGACGGACTATCCGACGGCAGGGGCGCAGCGCTTCCCGTGCGTCCGCGGGCAACGCCTGTCACTCCATCCGGCGAACGGGCACACACGAAGTATGCTCCCGCGAATGAGTCGCACCGACGCGCCGCCGCCACGCCGATGCTCGTCGATGGCAGCGAGCATTACCTCGCCATCGCCCTGCCCTCCCGCGAGCACTCGGCCTATGCGGCCGCACTCGATCTCGTCAAGACGCACGGCTTTCGGCTCGAGCCCTCCAACCGCAAATGGTGGCTCCGCGACCGGCACAAGACGCTCAACTTCCTCGCGCTCCACGGCGAGGCGCTGCGCACCGGATTCCACGCCGATTTCACGGACAACTTCGAGAAGCACGCTTCCGCCATCAGCGAGGCGAAAATCGGCATCGAGATCACGGGAAGCGGAAGCGATTTTGCGGTGACGCTCGGCCTCGATGCCGACGGCGTATCCGAAGAACAGCTTCGCAGCGCCGTCGCCGCCGGGCGCGGTTACCTTGATGCGCCGGGAGGCCGCATTTACCTGCTGACGCCGGCCCGCATGGAAAAGCTCGCGCAAGCCCAGCGGATTCTCGCAGGCGGCGCGGGCGCGGCCGTCGCCGGTCGCCGCACGCACCGGATCAGCCCCGCCCGCGCCGCCGAGGTGCAGGAACTTGTCGAGGAGCTCGTCCCGGGTTACCAGCCGCCCGCCGCCTGGCGCCGGCGCGCCGAGGCGCTCCGCCAGCTTGCGACGCTCCCGCCCGCGCCCGTGCCGGCCTGGTTTGCCGCCGCCTTGCGCCCGTACCAGCAACTCGGCGCCGCCTGGCTGTGGCACCTGTACCGGCACGAACTCGGCGGCATCCTCGCCGACGAAATGGGTCTCGGAAAAACCGCCCAGGCTCTCGCCCTGCTCTCCGCTCTCCACGCCGGCGGCAAGCCGGAGCAACCGGCCGCCGCGGGGCGCCGCTCCCCTGCCCTGCCCTTGCTCTCGCTGGTGGTTTGCCCGGCGTCACTGGTGGAAAACTGGCGGCGCGAGGCCGCGCGGTTCGCGCCGCAATTGCGCGTGTTTGTGCACCATGGCGCCAGCCGCCTCCCCTTCCCCGCTGCCAACAACACCGGCGCGGCTGCGGTGGCGTCGGCGTTTGACGTCGTCGTCACGTCCTACGGCACGCTGGCCCGCGATGCGGAGCGGTTTGCCGACATGCCGCTCGCCGTGCTGGTGGCCGACGAGGCGCAGCATGTGAAAAACCGGCGCACGCAAAACGCACGCGCTCTCCGTTCGCTGGATGCCCGCGCCCGCTTCCTGCTCACCGGCACGCCGATCGAAAACTCGCTCGACGACCTGCGCGCGCTGTTCGAAATCCTGTTGCCCGGCTTTCTGGAGCAAAAGCCGTCCGCCGCCGCCGGATTCCGGCCCGAGGAACGCGCCTGGTTCGACGAACGCCTGCGCAAGCAGACCGCTCCGTACATCCTGCGCCGCACCAAGCAGGCCGTGGCGCCCGAGCTTCCGGAAAAAATCGAGCAAATCATCTGGTGCGAACCGACGCCGGCCCAGGCCGCGCTTTATCGCGAATGGCAGGAACGCTCCGAACGCGAGCTGTTCGATCTGGAGTCGGGCGGCGCCAGCGACTCGGCCTTGCGCCTGGCCACGCTCACGCAACTCCTGCGCCTGCGGCAGATCTGCTGCGATCCCCGGCTGGTCGCCGAGGCGGCTGCGGCCGCCGATTCGGCCAAGCTGGGCGCTTTTTTCGAATTGCTGGAGGAAGCCGTCGACGACGGGCACCGGCTGCTCGTGTTTTCGCAGTTCACGTCGCTGCTCGGCCTGCTCCGGGCCGGGCTCGATGCGCAGGGGATCGCGTATTGCTACCTCGACGGCTCGATGTCCCCCCGGCAGCGCCAGGCCGAGGTGGACCGGTTCAACGCGAGCGACGAGGTGCCGGTTTTTCTCATCTCGCTCAAGGCCGGCGGCACGGGCCTCAACCTCACCGGCGCGGACACCGTGGTGCATTTCGACCCGTGGTGGAATCCCGCCGCCGAGGCGCAGGCGACGGATCGCGCTCACCGCATCGGGCAAACCCGTGTCGTCACCAGCTACAAACTCATCTGCTCCGGCACGGTGGAAGAAAAGGTGCTCGCCCTGCAGGAACAGAAACGCGCGCTGCTGGCGGACGTGTTCGAGGCCAGCGACGCGGCCAACGCCCGCCTCGGCCTCGGCGACCTGCGCGAGTTGCTGGCCTGA
- a CDS encoding NADH dehydrogenase, producing MLPILIIAVFAPFAWLPVTAFAGRWLGPRTAWVALVAPVIATALLAVLASDARTGGQTVVELPWIPSLGLNLTFLVDGLSLFFALVVSGMGVLVVLYAASYLDDHYESHGRFYAYLLLFMGAMLGTVLAGNLLLMFVFWELTGIASFLLIGFLHDKEESRNGARMALLVTAATGLVMLAGVVLTGLAAGTWDLATLLAEGAPAFGPDSRGMLSAAFVLMAVGAMGKSAQFPFHFWLPNAMAAPTPVSAYLHSATMVKLGVFFVARVFPVFRDADLMMPLLVTAGFGTMALASVLALLSHDLKAILAWSTVTTLGMLIGFYGMGSHTGGDGVRGDLLHIASHVFFKGALFMCAGIVDHATGTRDVRALGGLRRQMPWLAVIVTICAASMAGIPGTLGFVSKEYFLKAQMAFLADGGGSLAVCALALAWLALALKVAFSARLVAHVFGGPPTPESTAHFHAPARLMLVPPTILAVACVLFGIWPEWLGAGLDRLAVTGLHATETLSLHALPARWAPEVGLSLAAFAVGGAVFAVLGRRRWARLSIPHWLRFDLAFEAGVEGLSKAAKRFTVLLRSDRPFDYLPIVMVFVVVLIGTFVAVRHDELWPALPSTADFDPLRTYVAGLIGVAALLVLALRSWSGQLIAMSIVGFLVTFYFVLFQAPDLAMTQILVESASLLLVLLLLSRFPKSAEAGESAWRKSRQRWPRMAFRGALATGMGLIATLVTLLALQPKHPEFAGNYYLENTKELAHGTNAVNTILVDFRGLDTMFEITVLVIACLSALGLLMRYRRTRDEYAAGSLGLPGYSYGTRFEKHRTRKEDVS from the coding sequence ATGCTTCCGATTCTGATCATCGCCGTTTTTGCGCCTTTCGCCTGGCTTCCGGTCACCGCCTTCGCGGGACGCTGGCTCGGGCCGCGCACCGCATGGGTGGCGCTCGTCGCCCCCGTGATCGCGACCGCGCTTCTGGCCGTCCTGGCCTCGGATGCCCGGACCGGCGGACAGACCGTCGTCGAATTGCCCTGGATTCCTTCGCTCGGCCTGAACCTGACGTTTCTGGTCGACGGCCTTTCCCTGTTTTTCGCCCTCGTGGTCAGCGGCATGGGCGTGCTCGTGGTGCTCTACGCCGCCTCGTATCTTGACGACCATTACGAATCGCACGGGCGGTTCTACGCGTACCTGCTGCTGTTCATGGGCGCGATGCTGGGCACGGTGCTCGCGGGCAATCTTTTGCTGATGTTCGTCTTCTGGGAACTCACCGGCATCGCCTCGTTTCTGCTGATCGGCTTTCTGCACGACAAGGAAGAGTCGCGCAACGGAGCGCGGATGGCGCTGCTGGTCACGGCAGCGACGGGTCTCGTGATGCTGGCCGGCGTGGTTCTGACGGGGCTGGCGGCCGGGACCTGGGACCTGGCCACCCTGCTGGCGGAAGGCGCCCCGGCCTTCGGGCCGGATTCCCGCGGCATGCTGTCGGCGGCGTTCGTGTTGATGGCGGTCGGCGCAATGGGCAAATCGGCGCAGTTTCCGTTTCACTTCTGGCTGCCCAACGCAATGGCCGCGCCGACTCCGGTCAGCGCCTACCTGCACTCGGCGACCATGGTCAAGCTGGGCGTCTTTTTTGTGGCGCGGGTTTTCCCGGTTTTCCGCGACGCCGATCTCATGATGCCCCTGCTGGTGACGGCGGGTTTCGGAACGATGGCGCTGGCATCGGTGCTCGCCCTGCTCTCGCATGACCTGAAAGCCATTCTCGCCTGGTCCACCGTGACGACGCTGGGCATGCTGATCGGATTTTACGGAATGGGCTCCCACACCGGCGGGGACGGCGTCCGGGGCGATCTGCTGCACATCGCCAGCCATGTGTTTTTCAAAGGGGCGCTGTTCATGTGCGCGGGCATCGTCGACCACGCCACCGGCACGCGCGATGTGCGGGCGCTCGGCGGGTTGCGGCGCCAGATGCCGTGGCTGGCGGTTATCGTGACAATCTGCGCGGCGTCGATGGCGGGCATCCCCGGGACGCTAGGGTTCGTCAGCAAGGAATATTTCCTGAAAGCCCAGATGGCGTTTCTTGCCGATGGAGGAGGCAGCCTGGCGGTTTGCGCGCTGGCCCTCGCCTGGCTGGCGCTGGCGCTCAAGGTGGCGTTTTCGGCGCGCCTGGTGGCGCACGTTTTTGGCGGACCGCCGACGCCGGAATCGACCGCGCACTTCCATGCGCCGGCCCGGCTGATGCTCGTGCCGCCGACGATTCTGGCCGTGGCCTGCGTGCTGTTCGGCATCTGGCCGGAGTGGCTCGGCGCGGGGCTGGACCGGCTGGCGGTGACGGGGTTGCACGCGACGGAAACGCTGTCGCTGCATGCGCTGCCGGCCCGCTGGGCTCCGGAAGTCGGGCTGAGTCTGGCTGCCTTTGCAGTCGGCGGCGCGGTGTTCGCCGTGCTCGGCCGGAGGCGCTGGGCGCGGTTGTCGATCCCACATTGGCTGCGCTTCGACCTGGCGTTCGAGGCAGGCGTGGAAGGTCTTTCGAAGGCGGCCAAGCGCTTCACGGTGCTGCTGCGCTCGGACCGGCCGTTCGATTATCTGCCGATTGTCATGGTGTTTGTGGTCGTGCTGATCGGCACATTTGTGGCGGTGAGGCACGACGAGTTGTGGCCGGCGCTTCCCTCGACAGCGGATTTCGATCCGCTGCGGACCTACGTGGCCGGGCTGATCGGCGTGGCGGCGCTGCTGGTGCTCGCGCTGCGAAGCTGGTCGGGACAACTGATCGCCATGTCGATCGTGGGATTTCTCGTCACGTTCTATTTCGTGCTCTTCCAGGCTCCCGACCTGGCGATGACGCAGATTCTGGTCGAGTCGGCCTCGCTGCTGCTGGTGCTGCTGTTGCTGTCGCGCTTCCCGAAGTCGGCGGAGGCGGGCGAGAGCGCGTGGCGAAAATCCCGGCAACGGTGGCCGCGCATGGCATTCCGCGGGGCGCTGGCGACGGGCATGGGCCTGATCGCCACCCTGGTAACGCTGCTGGCACTACAACCGAAACACCCGGAATTCGCCGGGAACTATTATCTCGAAAACACAAAGGAACTCGCGCACGGCACCAACGCGGTGAACACGATCCTCGTGGATTTTCGCGGCCTGGACACGATGTTCGAGATCACCGTGCTGGTGATCGCCTGCCTGAGCGCGCTCGGCCTGCTGATGCGCTACCGGCGCACGCGCGACGAATACGCCGCCGGCTCGCTGGGCCTGCCCGGCTACAGCTATGGCACGCGGTTCGAAAAACACCGGACGAGAAAGGAGGACGTGTCATGA
- a CDS encoding NADH dehydrogenase: MTVALPSHYNDPLVMVPLLLPLVTAIVLLLAGRVGVWRRWFVLASATVQLGVALALVASAYGTPPRVMAAGGWMAPFGIVLVIDMLTAIMLTLGAITALTSILFGYAEMPARRTHPLRLPLVQFLMLGINLSFCTGDLFNLFVGFEVMLISSYGLLTLEADDWDIRQAFPYLALNLFGSTLFLVAAGVAYAIFGSLNFAQIAALGPEFAGDARVTVLGLLLLIVFGLKAGLFPLYYWLPNSYPILPTPVAALYAGMLTKVGVYVLLRIFGQVLPTDLTVVHTTLAWLAGITMLFGVIGAVSRNFIRGILSFHILSQIGYMALAVGVFTEYAFTAAIFYIIHHIVVKSSLFMVGGAVAVLNGTDNLERTGGLWKATPLLGVVFLLQALSLAGIPPLSGFWGKYMVIVEGLRLHERVLVAFALIAGILTLFSMLKIWMGAFWRDASECGATVALEDRRWKQMTAVITGMTVFSLGVGLGAEGVLKISKEAARQIVDRASYVDYMLGTGSSAAPAMTETLTPAEKGEPEP; the protein is encoded by the coding sequence ATGACCGTGGCACTACCGTCGCACTACAACGATCCGCTGGTGATGGTCCCGCTGCTGCTGCCGCTGGTGACGGCGATCGTCCTGCTGCTGGCGGGCCGCGTGGGCGTGTGGAGGCGCTGGTTTGTGCTCGCCTCGGCCACGGTGCAGCTCGGCGTCGCGCTGGCGCTGGTCGCCTCGGCCTACGGCACGCCGCCGCGCGTGATGGCCGCGGGCGGCTGGATGGCGCCTTTCGGCATCGTGCTGGTGATCGACATGCTCACGGCGATCATGCTGACACTCGGCGCGATCACGGCGCTCACGTCCATCCTTTTCGGATACGCCGAGATGCCGGCCCGGCGCACGCATCCGCTGCGGCTGCCGCTCGTGCAGTTCCTGATGCTGGGCATCAACCTGTCGTTCTGCACCGGCGACCTGTTCAATCTTTTCGTCGGGTTCGAGGTGATGCTGATCTCGTCCTACGGCCTGCTCACGCTCGAGGCGGACGACTGGGATATCCGGCAGGCGTTCCCCTACCTGGCGCTGAATCTTTTCGGAAGCACGCTGTTTCTCGTCGCGGCGGGCGTGGCCTACGCGATTTTCGGTTCGCTCAATTTTGCGCAGATCGCGGCGCTCGGGCCGGAGTTTGCCGGCGACGCGCGCGTGACGGTGCTCGGGTTGCTGCTGCTGATCGTGTTCGGGCTGAAGGCCGGTCTTTTCCCGCTCTACTACTGGCTGCCCAACAGCTACCCGATCCTGCCCACGCCGGTCGCCGCCCTCTACGCGGGCATGCTGACCAAGGTGGGCGTCTACGTGCTGCTGCGGATCTTCGGCCAGGTGCTGCCGACCGATCTGACGGTGGTGCACACGACGCTCGCCTGGCTGGCCGGCATCACGATGCTCTTCGGCGTGATCGGGGCGGTGTCGCGCAATTTCATCCGGGGCATCCTGTCCTTCCACATCCTCAGCCAGATCGGCTACATGGCGCTGGCCGTGGGGGTTTTTACGGAATACGCATTCACGGCCGCCATTTTTTATATCATCCACCACATCGTCGTGAAGTCGTCGCTCTTCATGGTCGGCGGCGCGGTGGCGGTGCTCAACGGCACGGACAACCTCGAGCGCACCGGCGGACTCTGGAAAGCGACGCCGTTGCTCGGCGTGGTTTTCCTGCTCCAGGCGCTTTCGCTTGCCGGCATCCCTCCCCTGAGCGGTTTCTGGGGCAAGTACATGGTGATCGTCGAGGGCCTGCGGTTGCACGAGCGGGTGCTGGTCGCGTTTGCCCTGATTGCGGGCATCCTCACGCTGTTCAGCATGCTGAAAATCTGGATGGGCGCCTTCTGGCGCGATGCTTCGGAGTGCGGGGCGACGGTGGCGCTGGAAGACCGGCGCTGGAAGCAGATGACGGCGGTGATCACGGGCATGACGGTTTTCTCGCTCGGCGTCGGCCTCGGCGCGGAAGGCGTGCTGAAAATCTCGAAGGAAGCCGCGCGCCAGATCGTCGACCGTGCCTCGTACGTCGACTACATGCTCGGCACCGGCTCCTCCGCCGCACCGGCGATGACGGAAACCCTCACCCCGGCGGAGAAAGGAGAGCCGGAGCCGTGA
- a CDS encoding sodium:proton antiporter — protein sequence MIWETALLVGLLFGIACYQILRASFVRILFGFMLLSHAANLLVLAMSSNPTGREPPVVLREGERLVDPLPQALILTAIVIGFGVISYLVILLYRIFLDQKTTNLFDLFEGDRADRERGDDPEGPVPIPGRENVEADVTRADAAAAETGKEAAS from the coding sequence ATGATCTGGGAAACGGCCCTGCTCGTCGGTCTCCTGTTCGGAATCGCCTGCTACCAGATCCTGCGGGCGAGCTTCGTGCGCATCCTGTTCGGTTTCATGCTGCTCTCGCACGCGGCCAACCTGCTGGTGCTGGCGATGTCGTCCAACCCGACCGGACGCGAACCTCCCGTTGTGCTCCGGGAAGGCGAGCGGCTCGTCGATCCGTTGCCGCAGGCGCTCATCCTCACGGCCATCGTGATCGGATTCGGCGTCATCTCGTATCTCGTGATCCTTCTCTACCGCATCTTCCTCGACCAGAAAACGACCAACCTGTTTGACCTCTTCGAGGGCGACCGCGCCGACCGCGAGCGTGGCGACGATCCCGAGGGGCCGGTGCCGATTCCGGGCCGCGAAAACGTCGAGGCCGATGTCACCCGCGCCGATGCGGCGGCCGCGGAAACCGGAAAGGAGGCGGCGTCATGA